GTCCCTTCTCAATACCCACGTCGCAGTGGGCGGATCGATTGTGATCAACAACAAGTTTGCTTACACCGGCGCGGTGGTGAAGCAGATGATCGACGAGAAGGTGACCGGTTTCTCCGGCGTGCCCTCGACCTATGCCTACCTCCTGCACCGGTCGCCACTGGCGGCGTCCAGGGATAAGCTTGCCACGCTTCGGTACTGCTCCCAGGCGGGAGGGCACATGGCGAAGCAGATCAAGCAGGATCTAAGAAAGGCCCTACCGGAGCATACGGATATCTTCATCATGTACGGCGCCACCGAGGCGTCGGCGCGCCTGAGCTACCTCGAGCCCTCCGAGTTCGATTCGAAGATCGATTCCATCGGCAAGGCGATCCCCGGCGTCACCCTCCGGGTCCTTGACGAGGCCGGGAATGAGGTGGCCCCGGGCCAGACGGGGGAGCTCACCGCGTCGGGCCCCAATATCATGCAGGGCTACTGGAAGGACCCTGAGACCACGGCGAAGGTGCTGGACGGGAACGGCTACCACACCGGAGATCTCGCCTCCATGGACGGGGACGGATACTTTTACCTGGTGGGCCGCAAGGACAATCTTCTCAAGGTGAGCGGACACCGGATCAATCCCCAGGAGATAGAAGACGTTATGATGGGAAGCGGCCTCCTGGTCGAGGCGGCCGTTATCGGAAAGCCGGACGATCTCAAGGGCAACAAGCTCATGGCCCTGGCGGTACCTATCGATAGCGCCTGCACGGCGGACCGGGTCATGGAATACTGTTCGTCGAAGCTCCCGAAATTCAAGCTTCCCGATGAGATCAAATTCACCCGGGCCCTGCCGAAGAAGGCGAGCGGTAAGATCGACCGGGGCAGGTGCGGGGAGATGCTGGATTGAAATGATAAATCACGATAGTTATGGTATACAATATACCGTAGAAATTATTAATACTTGACATAGATAAAGATATTCACTATATATAATCATCGGGTAACGGATTTCTTTTTCATCCATACATAAAAATAGTGTAGACGTATTCGAAGCAATTCACCAACTGTACCGTTAAGGTGCGGTTAGTTGTTATTTCATTAACTATTAATTTCTATTTATATTCTTTTTTCACAAGATTATTCTAATAACTATTAGAAACGCGAAACCTTACTATTGTAATCAATGAAACGAATATTACTTATAGCCGTTTTTTCCATTTCCCTCCTGCCCGTATCCTGCAAGGTCGACAGGGGCACCCTCATCAGCCTGCCGTTCTTCAGCGTCTTTAGCAATACGGCAGGCCCGAGCATCACCGCTTTCGCCATTAATGGCGTACAGGGCACCATTACTGGCACCGATATCACCCTGACCCTTCCCTGCGACGCCACCCTCAATGACCTGGTGGCCAGCTTTACCATTACCGGCGCCCGGGTCGCGGTGAACGGGGTTGATCAGGTAAACGGATCTACCCGCAATGATTTCACGAACCCCGTTGTGTATACTGTTTATACTTCCAGCAACACACCAAAAAGCTACACCGTATATGCCACGGTGGCTGATAATACCGGGAAAGCCATTACCCGTTTTTCAATTAATGGCGTTGAGGTAGTTCCATCAGGAACCAGCATCACCATTACTTTGCCCTATGGCACCGTTACTACAGCCCTTGTTGCGACCTTCAATACCACCGGGAAAGAGGTAAGAATTGGAAGTGTGGTGCAGGAAAGCGGCGTAACCAGTAATGATTTTACCACCCCCCAGAACGTGAAAACCTATACGGTAGAAGCCTGTAACAGAAAGATGCAGGATTATACAGTCACTGTCAACATAGCGAAGAATAGCGCTAAGGATATCACGGGTTTTAAGATACTCAGCGCTGCCGAGACCATAGGGGCCAATACGATAACCCTTACCGTTCCCTTTGGCACTGATGTAACAACTCTTACACCGACAATTAATATCACTGGCGATAGCGTGAGCCCTGCTTCAGGGGTGACGCAAGATTTTACCAATCCCGTCACTTATACGGTAACCGCCGCCGACAATACAACCAAGGAATACACGGTCACTGTGTCTGTAGCGCCCAGTGATGCCAAGGATATCACTGAAGTCGAGATACTGGGCATACACGCGACTCCCGTAGGCAATACGATCACTATGACAGTGCCTTATGGTAATGATGTTGAGCATCTAACGCCGTTGATCTCGATCACCGGCATGAGTGTGTACCCTCCTTCGGGATTGGAACAAAGTTTTAAAGATCCAGTCATTTATACAGTAACCGCCGCCGATGGCACGACCAAGGATTACACGGTAACGGTAAACGTTGCGGCGAATCCCGCGAAGGACATAACCAGCTTTACCATTCCGGGTATGAGCAACCTTGAAATTAAGACTGATACAATAACGTTGACCATGCCCTATGGTACTGATCTGACTGACCTGACCCCGACAATCGAAATCAATGGCGTGGATATAAGCCCAGACACGGGTGTATCACGTGATTTTTCTTCTACCGTATATTATACGGTAACAGCAGCCGACACTTCAACCAAACAGTACGCTGTTACAGTAAACGAAGGCCCCAGTAATGAATGCGCCATAGATAGTTTTACTATATTGGGCGAAAGTGGTATTATTGTCGATATGGGGACGTACAATACAATAACACTGACCGTGCCATATGGTTCCGGGTTAACTCTGACGCCTACAATAGTTGCATCAGCGGGTGCAACAGTTAGCCCCGCCTCAGGGGTACAGCAAAATTTTGATACTGATATTGATTATGTTGTAACGGCAGCCGATGGCATATCATCGAAGATGTATACTGTTCATGTTGAGGAAGGCCTTAATAGCGCCAACGATATATTGATATTCTCCATTGACGGTACTGGCGGTTCAATAGGAGCTAATACTGTAACACTGAATATGCCCTATGGGACGAATGCAAAAAGTCTTACACCGTCCATAACCGTCTCTTCTAGAGCCACTGTAAGTCCCGAATCAGGGGAGACTCGAAATTTTGAAAGTCCTGTTCTATACACGGTCACCGCGGAGGACGGCTCTCAGAAGATATATACGGTGACCGTCATTCTTGATCCCGGCGACGACTGTGATATAACATCGTTCTCTATAGGTGGAGTAAATGGGACCATTGGAACGAGCACCATAAGCCTTAACCTGCCCTTCGGGACAAGTAAAACAAGCCTGACACCGTCAATAACTGTATCTGATGGCGCAAGTGTTAGCCCTGTTTCGGGAGTGGCCCGGGACTTTACAGGAACGGTTCATTATATCGTAACAGCGCTGAACGGCACCACTACAAAGGATTACGCGGTAACCGTTACAGCAAACCTGAGCGGAACCTACGCGGTGGGTTACTATTATAGCGGTAATGATATCGCCTGCCTGTGGGACATCGCCAAGGCCACTCCGGTGAAAACTGACCTTGAGACAAGCGCCCATAGCTCAAGGGCCATCAGCGCTTCGGTCCTGGGCGATACCGTCTATATTGTTGGTAAATACGATGGCAATCCCTGCTATTGGAAGATAGTAGGTGAAAGCGTGACACCATATGTGTTAAGTACCGGGATCACAATACCCGTTGATGTTGTTGATTCCCTCATTATCGACTCGGCGAGTTCCGATGATTATTTATATATTTCCGGTACAAACAATAATGTTTCCGGCTCCAGTCGGGCGTGCTACTGGAAAGTTAACCTTACTGATGATAGTTATAATATGGTACTCCTGACTGTGAGCGGTACTGACTCTTCATTGGGCAACGAGATTGCCGAATCCAGCGGCACTATTTATATAGCAGGAACATCGATTAGCACCTATGAGACTCCCTGTTATTGGAGCATTGTATCCGGTGGAGGCACACCAAACTGCTTTTATAACGGTATCGCTTACGGCAGAATTATGATGCTTAATGGGACCGAAAAAATTGTAGGTGGGTGGTATGATTATAATACTATAGTCCCTTATACGCAGGCCGAGTATTGGACCTGTATTGAGTCAACGGGTACATTGGTTAAATTACTCCCTGACATGCCAGGTACCAATTATTCCTCAATTGTAAACTCTTCATTGTATCAATCCGGGACCAATGATCGTTATTTTGTCGGACAGCTCATGGGCTATGCGTCCTATTGGCTTGCTGATAATGCTGGCGTTTCCCTTCCCGGCGATGGAATTTCCAATGCCTATGAAATAATGCAGAATGATGATGATGATATTTATATATCTGGTTATTGTAAAGCCAGCGGCGACTCGGTATCCTCTTCAACCGCTCGCGTATGGAAGATGAGCGGAGGCACTGTAACAGAAACTATTACCCTTACAGAGAGCACCGCCGGCGAATCCGCCGCCCGTGACGTCTTCATAAAGAATTAATTTGTAAATACCATACGATGATTAAAACTCAAATAATCAAGGAAAATAAAAAACCGAAAGTTGTCATACTGGATTACAAGGAATATCTGCGTCTTAAAGAAAAGGCCGACGATTATGACGATTACATAAGCGCTGTAAAGGCCGTTAAAACGACAAAAAAATTGCATTCCCTTGATGATGTCGAGAAAAAACTCGGCTTATAGATCTAATCCCCCGTCAGATACTTCTCCAAATACTCCGTAAGATCATTCAGGTTCTTCCGTATCATCGACTTGAACTCGGGCGGAATGTTCTGGGCCATGACCACCTTGTAGTAGTTGATGGCGTCCCGGACCTTGCGCTTCTTGATGTACTCGTTCGCCTTTTCCAGCATCGGCTTGTACTTGTAGAATGAGTATTCTATGATGTTCTTTTCCCGGGAGAGGCCGATCTCGTCGGGGAGCTTGGTGAAATCGTAGCTCACCTTCAGGATCGGGAGCTCCTTGGTCTTGCGCTTCGTGGTGGAGAGGAGACGCCGGTAGAACGACTCGTCCTCCCGCTGCTTCATGTCGATCTCTTCGGTGGTGGTGACGTCCTCGTCACGGCGCTCCTTCTTTTCGCCGATGATCTCGAAATCGCCCTTGTCCCGCTCCTTTTTGTCTTCCCGGAGGATCTTCTCGAAAATTTCGTCGTCGGTAAGCTCCTCCCCGGACTTGTCCTTGCCGTACTCGCTCAGGAGCTCGAAATCGTCCTTTTCCTCCACGTCCTCGGCGGAGCGCTTCAGGTGCTCCGATTTCTCAATTCCCGGCTCGGTGACGGAGGAGGGCTCCGGCGCCGTCTTCTTCGGGATCCGGTCGAGCATCTCCTTGAGGGCCCGGGCCTCGTCCATCTGCCGCCCCATGTCGAATTTCGCCTCGGCCAGGGAGGGCTCCGTCGCGGATTCGGGGATGCTGGCCTCGGCCATGTCCTTCACGGCCTTGGTCAGGC
This genomic window from Spirochaetota bacterium contains:
- a CDS encoding acyl--CoA ligase, which codes for MTASPTLIHHFLESSAGRFPDKTALIHEQVRATYAEINMKANRLARALVSMGVGQGNRVAVILHNSLEYVVAYYGVLKTGAAFVSLGTDTRAEKLAALLNEIEPAAVISSTRFEQLLEEVPISAIPLKALLLSQPKMPWGGAPFPVISLEDVFAGGDGSNPGLALDPSSLACLIYTSGSTGVPKGAMLTHFNIVNNTNSICTYLHLTSEDRQMAVLPFFYVMGKSLLNTHVAVGGSIVINNKFAYTGAVVKQMIDEKVTGFSGVPSTYAYLLHRSPLAASRDKLATLRYCSQAGGHMAKQIKQDLRKALPEHTDIFIMYGATEASARLSYLEPSEFDSKIDSIGKAIPGVTLRVLDEAGNEVAPGQTGELTASGPNIMQGYWKDPETTAKVLDGNGYHTGDLASMDGDGYFYLVGRKDNLLKVSGHRINPQEIEDVMMGSGLLVEAAVIGKPDDLKGNKLMALAVPIDSACTADRVMEYCSSKLPKFKLPDEIKFTRALPKKASGKIDRGRCGEMLD